The genomic window GGAGGATTCTCCAATGGTCGTGCGGCTCTGTACAGCCCAATTGCTCAACTTCAGTTAATTTTCAGACGGCTTCTTAGGCGGACAGTCCATCGAGCTCAAAACAGCCCCACCCTCACCCTCGAAACGAAAAGACCCCGGGGACTCGCATCCCCGGGGCCAAGCTTCAACAGTATCCGGAAAAGCTTACTTGGAGTACTTCACGCCGCAGCCGTATGGCGGGGTCTTGGCCTTGTCCACGGACTTGCCTTCGAGCACGGCATCCAGCGCGAGCGAGATGTAGCTGTCGGCGCTCTCGATGTCCGCCACGTCGGTCGTGTTCTTGGAATCGATCGCACCGTTGTAGGCGACCTTGCCTTCCTTATCGATCACGAAGAGGTGCGGGGTGGTCTTGGCATCGTAGGCCTTGCCGACCGTGCCATCGGTATCGAGGACGATCTGGCTGGCCTTGTTGCCTTCCTTCTTGGAGCGCTCGGCGAGGTCCGCGGCGGCGAGATAGCCCTGCGCACCTTCAGCGGACGAGTTCACGGAAATCCACACGACGTCCTTGCCGGTGTACTTCTCCTGGAGCTTCGGGATGTTGCCGCTGCCGTAGTGCTTCTTCACGAAGGGGCAGTCGTAGTTGATCCACTCGAGC from Luteolibacter flavescens includes these protein-coding regions:
- a CDS encoding redoxin family protein, with protein sequence MKQHTFLGAVLGAMICSSTAWAVEPGEAAPAFSVKNVKGEEVTLAAQKGKVVVLEWINYDCPFVKKHYGSGNIPKLQEKYTGKDVVWISVNSSAEGAQGYLAAADLAERSKKEGNKASQIVLDTDGTVGKAYDAKTTPHLFVIDKEGKVAYNGAIDSKNTTDVADIESADSYISLALDAVLEGKSVDKAKTPPYGCGVKYSK